The following proteins are encoded in a genomic region of Dialister hominis:
- the rplT gene encoding 50S ribosomal protein L20: MARVKSGVTAHARHKKILKLAKGYRGARHTQFRKANELVMKALYYARRDRRSKKREFRKLWIVRINAAARLNGLTYSKLIAGLTKAGIEVNRKMLSELAINDPAGFAKICDAAKNA; encoded by the coding sequence GGCGTTACCGCACATGCAAGACATAAGAAAATTCTGAAACTGGCTAAGGGTTATAGAGGTGCACGTCATACTCAGTTCAGAAAAGCAAATGAACTGGTTATGAAGGCTCTCTACTATGCAAGAAGAGACCGCAGATCCAAGAAGAGAGAATTCCGTAAGCTTTGGATCGTTCGTATCAATGCAGCAGCTCGTCTCAACGGCCTGACCTACAGCAAACTGATTGCCGGACTTACAAAAGCTGGCATTGAAGTAAACCGCAAGATGCTGTCTGAACTCGCTATCAATGATCCTGCAGGCTTTGCAAAGATCTGCGATGCAGCTAAGAACGCTTAA
- a CDS encoding IS1182 family transposase, producing the protein MKNNNTSNHFTAEQGILPMFPSEILNVDDPVLMYDRFMEEIDLKKYLRYIPTRGAGRPRYNPVNMLKTIIYGFAEEGYCSFRKLEDNCRVNIRYMYLMNYEAPSYRTFCHFVKGFLKYSLKDIFYSITKELCGKLNVDLQHIYIDGSKFEANANKYSWVWKKSAEKSRYKLFAKITSLFELLNDDLKYDHMSVNINTEYAPDYLRLVLDKLKEIWQIDETAFVHGSGHRKSDHQRKYEQLKAYTSKLEEYVEKIQICGTSRNSYSKTDTDATFMRIKSDYMGNDQLLPAYNVQIGVADEFIAVIDVNQYRSDMDCFVPLMEEFHEVYGAYPKYPVADAGYGSFNNYIYCEQHGMEKYMKFPMYKKETKDKKYHTNPFRPINFRVDENGTIRCPNDRAFKFIYRHLVRGNLYGRQEEVFECEDCQGCPLAEQCKKTPKNKRISLSRERNNMYQEVQDNLESIHGALLRMNRSIQAEGTFGIMKHDRWYKRIVRKGIDSVKAELYLVALGYNLRKYITKIMRIRIAA; encoded by the coding sequence ATGAAAAATAACAACACTAGCAATCATTTTACCGCAGAACAAGGCATTTTGCCAATGTTTCCCTCTGAGATTCTCAATGTCGATGATCCTGTTTTAATGTATGACAGATTTATGGAGGAAATCGATCTTAAAAAGTACCTTCGTTACATACCGACGCGTGGCGCTGGCAGACCCAGGTATAATCCCGTCAACATGCTGAAAACGATCATCTATGGTTTCGCAGAAGAAGGATATTGCTCTTTTAGAAAACTTGAAGATAATTGCAGGGTTAATATCAGATATATGTACCTGATGAATTATGAAGCCCCATCCTATCGGACATTCTGTCATTTCGTGAAGGGCTTTCTTAAGTATTCTCTCAAGGATATCTTTTATTCAATTACGAAAGAACTCTGCGGCAAACTCAACGTGGATTTGCAGCATATATATATTGACGGTTCCAAGTTTGAAGCGAACGCAAATAAATACAGCTGGGTATGGAAGAAATCCGCTGAAAAATCCCGCTACAAGCTTTTTGCCAAGATTACCAGCCTTTTTGAGTTACTCAATGATGATCTTAAGTATGACCATATGAGTGTAAACATCAATACAGAATACGCTCCGGACTATCTGCGTCTGGTATTGGATAAATTAAAAGAAATCTGGCAGATTGATGAGACGGCCTTTGTTCATGGAAGCGGGCATCGCAAGTCCGATCATCAACGCAAGTATGAGCAGCTTAAGGCATATACATCAAAACTTGAAGAATATGTTGAGAAGATACAGATATGCGGTACTTCCAGAAACAGTTATTCGAAGACCGATACGGATGCAACATTCATGCGAATCAAGTCGGACTACATGGGAAATGATCAGCTTCTGCCTGCATACAATGTCCAAATAGGTGTTGCCGATGAATTTATTGCCGTAATTGATGTTAACCAGTATCGTTCAGATATGGATTGCTTCGTACCGCTGATGGAGGAATTCCACGAAGTCTATGGGGCTTATCCTAAGTATCCTGTGGCAGATGCAGGATATGGATCTTTCAACAATTACATCTATTGCGAGCAGCACGGTATGGAAAAGTATATGAAATTCCCCATGTACAAGAAAGAAACGAAAGACAAGAAATACCATACCAATCCGTTTCGGCCAATAAACTTTAGAGTTGATGAGAATGGAACCATCCGTTGTCCAAATGACAGGGCTTTCAAATTTATCTATAGACATCTGGTCAGAGGGAACTTATACGGCAGGCAGGAGGAAGTATTTGAATGCGAAGACTGCCAAGGATGCCCGCTGGCAGAGCAATGTAAAAAGACCCCGAAGAACAAAAGAATCTCATTGAGCAGAGAACGGAATAACATGTACCAGGAGGTTCAGGATAATCTGGAAAGCATCCATGGAGCCCTGCTAAGAATGAACCGGTCAATCCAGGCTGAAGGAACTTTTGGAATCATGAAACATGACAGATGGTACAAAAGAATCGTCAGAAAAGGGATAGATTCTGTAAAAGCCGAGTTATACCTGGTAGCACTTGGCTATAATTTAAGGAAATACATCACAAAAATAATGCGTATAAGGATTGCCGCCTAA